CATAATGTGGTTTATTTAGTCTTAGACATTGATCACCAATTGGTATGTCTCACTCTTACAGAAGCATGACTACAAGAAGAAATGTTTGGTACAACTTTAGTTTAAGAGAGTGTTTTTGTGTCTCTTTAACAGCATCCTTCTGACATTTGACTTGTTTCCAGTTTGATTGATACATACCAAGAAACTTCCATTGGGAATCAACTTCTGGATATTACTACTCTGGAAGAAGAGGGAAACGGTACATCTGTTGTAAAATCAATTAAGAAGGCTaaaaagaagacaagaagaaCTCGAGCCAAGAAGATATTCTCTTGTTCGAACACAGGTTTGTATACATACAGCTCTGAATCTTTATAGCTCCATCTGTGTCGGTTGTGAAAATCTTAAAGACTCTTCTATGAGCAGGTGTTCCTGATGAATATTCTGATGTCCTTGGCAAGTACTGGTGCCAACGATATCTCCTCTTCTCCAGATTTGATGAAGGCATTAAAATGGACGAGGAAGGATGGTTTTCTGTCACTCCTGAAGCTATAGCTAAGCATCATGCCTCTCGGTGTAGCGGAGGTGTAGTCATTGACTGTTTTACAGGAGTTGGTGGAAATGCTATTCAGTTTGCTTCAAGGTAACATGATATacactcttattttttttttcacaaagatTTCTCTCTGATGTGCTGTGCCATTTTAGGAGTCATTATGTGATTGCAATTGATTTGGATCCAAAGAAACTTGATTTAGCGAAGCATAATGCTGCCGTATATGGCGTTGCTGATAAAATCGACTTTGTGAAGGGAGACTTTTTTGAGTTGGCTCATAACTTGAAGGTTTGTTTCTTCAACTCGTctcatttttcttttggttttaaaagGTTTTTGTTTGACTTGGCTCATAACTTGTTACATTGTGCAGGCAGGCACTGTGTTCCTATCGCCTCCATGGGGAGGCCCTGATTATCTTAAAGCGAGTACGTATGACATGAAGACAATGTTGAGACCTCGTGATGGGTATATACTATGttgtttttgagattttaatcTCTTTCCATGATAAGTAATATTTCCTCACTGTACCTTCAATGACGCAGAGACGCTCTATTTACTGCGGCCATGAACATCGCATCGACTGTTATAATGTTTCTTCCTAGAAATGTTGATATTAACCAATTGGCAGAACTAGCCTTATCAACATCTCCTCCATGGTCACTTGAGGCaagtctttttttcttttagcttTTTCagcatattttttttgttttttttaagaaaggCATTCCAATATGGATTCTGACCATGATTCTTGTTACATTGAAgaataatatatgttatttggtaTATATATGGGCAGAATATTTCAGCTCTTAATAACATATGTCTAACAGGGAAGCTCCAATGTTTTCAGGTAGAAAAGAACTACTTAAATGGGAAGCTGAAGGCAATAACAGCATACTACTTCAGACAAGATGGTTGTTAAAACTAAGAATAAGACCGAGATTCTTCTCACCCATCAATGAACGAATGCCACATGTATCTGCATTTGTGTCAGCTTGTGGAATTCAAGTGAGAATGACAATGGATTTGGAATCATAGTTTTATgcgtttgtatatataaaatgtgttttttttttttttttgtaaactttgtGTTATTAAGATTACTCAGCCTCTTGTCACACATTTCTTCAAAGTGTAAACTCGTGAATGAACTTGTGCAGAAACATTTATTGTTACTGTCCATAACTCGGCTTGTTTGCGTTATTGTATCTCGAGTCGACCTTCGTTATCTCTCAGTGATGTAATTGGATTTGTTTGATATCACGTAGATTTTCAACACTTACATCTCCTTCGAGACCTTTCACTCTCGAAACATAAGCTTTCAGTCATGGCGAATTCTCAAATCCACTTGGGAATTGGGATGATCCGCGCTTAAACCTTCTTGAAATTTTTGCAAATTTGTGTTTATGTGTCTGGCTGTTTAACTTCCTTCTCTGCAAGCAGATACTGAACTATAAGCTATCAAGCAGGGGAGAAATCAAGAGCTAATGGCTCAACATGGCACTGTAATTTCGAATAATTTTCACTTATgcctgtttttttttccaattgaGAAAAATACACTTTGTACATTATTGTGAACCAAACTTAATTGCAGGGGAAGCATGGCAATCAGGAGAATCCAGATCAAGAGAGAGTAAAGGTGTGTATCGTTTGTTTTTTATTAGCTGAAAAGAAAAGTCTACGCTGAGCTAACCTATTCTCtgattggaaaatatgtttaGGGAAGCTGGTGAACGTAGACAAATGATGCTTATTCAAATATTGTCTTCCCAAGCCCGACAGAGAAGTAAGTCCcatctaaaatattttgaaattcatCTAGTTTTATTCCTTTGTTTCTTGTGACTGTCATCAATTTGATGACCTTAAACATTGTGGTATTTTCTTTTGTTGCACATTGTGGTATTTTCTTTTGGTGAAGAAGGTAAAAACCCAGTCACATTTCCATGTCATGGTCATAAAATTTACATATCGTCAAGTTTGTGTCAATTAGCTGACACTACACGAATGTTACGCATCTGAGAGTTATTGCATACGATGTTTGTTTTAGCAGGTTTCTGAAAGGAGCGGCTTATATAACACTGCTGGAACAAATAAACAACCAAACTATCAACCAGACCAAAATTCAGGGTACGGTCACACTATCTTCCAATAAACAGAAGTTATTAAAGCAATAAGCTATGCTCTCAAAGTTTAACGATACCATTGAGTGTAAGTTGTCTCGAACGTGTTTACAGACCCAGAGACTTCGTGGGGGTGGACGACGATTAGGGAGAAGAAGATTATACTGTACTTTGTATATCCATGGATATCTCAGTGCTGAGTTGGTGAGTTCACTAAGATGTGCTTAGATGTTACTGTGACATATGTTAATTGTGAGTGAATCTTAATGGTCTTCGAGAAATGGTTGGAATAAGATTAAAGATAATTAGAAACTGAAACTcgtcttttatatttttggcatcGCCTATGTCAACCATTTCCATCTTCATCCTtctcatgattttttttcagaaattttGCTTATTATCATAATTTTTTGCTTATTATTACAttggaaattttacttttacactTTTTTAGTACCACTATTCAATTTTACCACTATGCATACAACTCATTAGatatctataggattataatctcaaatttcttgaataaaaatcctaagtctaactatttcctttttaagcaccaaaacctcaatcaacctattgaacaaatacttgttcaatataaaacaacaatttacatttaaaatctCTGAAACCATCTAgtttaacaaatcatattagatttcttaggatccctagctccctgtgaattcgatccttaagtactacaactcgacctcttatttgagagagtataaatcactccttagggtaatttgagtggtatcaaatttggcgccgttgccggggatgTTTGATCGCCTAATCgatctaatttttgttaagtttctgacacaaaatttattttcttggattttcaggtacatacCGAGCAGTACTAGAAGCAACATGGAAACCCAACtactattctcaccagatcctgaaagtttggagcgttcaatccgcaaagaagcGCGATGCTCATCGACCGACAACAACACCCATTCATCGCTCGATTTTGTTtaaccaccgtcgacccaaacactagtcccgtcgactaatactcgctcaccaccgtcgaccgaagacactcatctTCCATTGACCGACATCCtccatccgacatcgatcgatactccatcacagacatcgatcgatactgaaccgcgagacatggttgcgactttgatACTGGTACAAGATGATAATGGTGACCTGCATGACCatgagggtcatctgcgtaatgcagcatgtgctcagggggctgcaatccctgagtctTATGCTAATGCTACAGGTGCTActttacctgtagatgaggctgtgCGACCCAagacgttggctgactacaaccgtccaaaTCAGTTCTaaaccaacagatcagccattcgtcctccCACTATTCAGAGAGATTTTGAGTTGAAGGCGCattactacacactcgtgggccAGATACCTACCATGGATtgtctcacgagcatcctatggaccatctggagaagtTCGAGGATCTGCTATATGCTATTAAAGTCAAAGGAGTCCCAGAGGATTATAtcctgtgcaagctcttcaagttctCTCTTGCCGGAGAAGCTTCacattggcttaagcagctaccaccaggatctctcacatcctggagcgacatcaagaatgcattcttatgaaatttctttgatgaagcacgcgctgaagacttgaggagcaagatcgcTACCTTCTCTCAGGggcctgcagaatcattcagaggctcttggatcagattcaagtcttatcagagagactgtccacaccatggattcaatgaagtacaactcctcagtactttctacagaggcatcgcagtgcagtaccagatggctcgtGATGCTTCCAacaatgggaacttcaacatCAGGACACGttcagatgatggagaagatcCTATGGAAGAGGATATGGTTCCtactggaagaaccctaagaagaagaaaggaaaaagtggcgaaacatatgagaggggggctaatgaaaaagaaaaggaaaatttctgAAAGAGGGTCTTCAAGATTGCTATAGATAAGCCATTCGAGGATGCTTATTATACTCACAGGTTATgaatgttcttcagagaaactagagagaaagaagaagacatcaagagaatgttctgtgaagctagagaaaagatgaggatgaggattacattgaagaagaagaatgatccTGGATAATTTGTaataccatgcacggtgaagggtattgaatttccacatgccttgtgttacacatgagcatcagtcagcatcctacctagggttatggcagaccatatGGGTCTGCAGATGGAGCCTTCGCAGGAactgttcacttttgtggattgttcctaGAGGAACTGAGGAGGAATTGTAAGAGATCTataggtgcagattggtaatgctctagttccagttgatttccatgtcttggacatcaagctaaactggaactcCTCTCTACcacttgggagagccttcttgtcaacagtgagagcagtatgcaacttgcaaaccaaccagttgtgtctaacactcataGATCCTAATGCCCACTATGACCCATTCtagtcaagaagccacagatgtcctctagaagaatcaatgatccaggaatcattgcagcttgccatTGTGGAGCCGAGTACGAGACGGAAtactcagcatcgatcgatactcacacAGCAACATCGATTGACAGTGGCCATCAGAAATCGAACGACATACCACAGGAAGAATCAGTCGATAGTCGTCCAGATgattgggagaacgactactacaatCCCACTATTGCCGCATACACCAGACAACACATGCATACATAAgagtatgatgaagactatGAGGATGAACGAGCTATCGAGTACAAAGCCATCTTTAATGAGGAGGATACACTTCGacatcattcctcttggaaaaggaatgcaccatcgatcgacatacctggctcaccatcgatcgatactaaaCCTCCTCAGAGAAACCGAAaatgcgcatcgatcgacatcgcTAACTACTCATCGATCGACGCGGAAGTGAACCGCGTAAGAGAGGGAGACTACTC
Above is a window of Brassica napus cultivar Da-Ae chromosome A10, Da-Ae, whole genome shotgun sequence DNA encoding:
- the LOC111201511 gene encoding trimethylguanosine synthase-like isoform X2; translation: MGMVGSEEKEGASIKALGSLFKLTQIHLWEDGSTDTRLVPLFHEHNRFEDMGLIQEMKALGLPVAFQTNKEWKNRTKSIHQKKRIKDRSDEVNVDVASPLSLFVSDCSPHHAIGGDEEVDAPCVENDCVQISAVEQYDEVACLGDGDRDSLLTSDATDSQSYELGDEHGSSEWKVYWDSFYGRNYFYNVITQESTWQPPLEMEHLAYSHETHNLNGLPIEATEKQPDDLLGESPVVDVPAEQSDDLGGVCQSQCETKSLEEVSSLIDTYQETSIGNQLLDITTLEEEGNGTSVVKSIKKAKKKTRRTRAKKIFSCSNTGVPDEYSDVLGKYWCQRYLLFSRFDEGIKMDEEGWFSVTPEAIAKHHASRCSGGVVIDCFTGVGGNAIQFASRSHYVIAIDLDPKKLDLAKHNAAVYGVADKIDFVKGDFFELAHNLKAGTVFLSPPWGGPDYLKASTYDMKTMLRPRDGDALFTAAMNIASTVIMFLPRNVDINQLAELALSTSPPWSLEVEKNYLNGKLKAITAYYFRQDGC
- the LOC111201511 gene encoding trimethylguanosine synthase-like isoform X1; this encodes MGMVGSEEKEGASIKALGSLFKLTQIHLWEDGSTDTRLVPLFHEHKDRFEDMGLIQEMKALGLPVAFQTNKEWKNRTKSIHQKKRIKDRSDEVNVDVASPLSLFVSDCSPHHAIGGDEEVDAPCVENDCVQISAVEQYDEVACLGDGDRDSLLTSDATDSQSYELGDEHGSSEWKVYWDSFYGRNYFYNVITQESTWQPPLEMEHLAYSHETHNLNGLPIEATEKQPDDLLGESPVVDVPAEQSDDLGGVCQSQCETKSLEEVSSLIDTYQETSIGNQLLDITTLEEEGNGTSVVKSIKKAKKKTRRTRAKKIFSCSNTGVPDEYSDVLGKYWCQRYLLFSRFDEGIKMDEEGWFSVTPEAIAKHHASRCSGGVVIDCFTGVGGNAIQFASRSHYVIAIDLDPKKLDLAKHNAAVYGVADKIDFVKGDFFELAHNLKAGTVFLSPPWGGPDYLKASTYDMKTMLRPRDGDALFTAAMNIASTVIMFLPRNVDINQLAELALSTSPPWSLEVEKNYLNGKLKAITAYYFRQDGC